The DNA sequence GGAAGAAACAGGTGTTTCCACGACTCTACCGCCCAGTCAATTCTGTTCCACTTAATCCCTGTTTCATGGCCACATATCTTTCCGGCTAAGGAATGGGAAACCTTTCTCTTGTTACATGAATCCAATTTTCATTTCATCCGGGAAAAGCCATCTTTTTCTCAACAATGTCTTTGTCATTTGATCCAATAGCGTTTAGTTAGATAGGAACAGCTTTGATAAATACTTATAACTCTCGGATGGAGTATTAGAACAGAAAAATCCATTAGATAATGAACTGTTGGTTCTAAGCCATCTCTGGCGATGAATCAACAATTCGAAGTGCCTTTCTTGTGTATTCTTGATAAACCAGCGTTTATATAGAGTTGTAGGAAGATCTGTTTGGAAAGTAAGAAGCCTCTTTGGCATCTCTTCATCTGCAAAGAATTCTCGATGTGAAAACACAGAGATAAAAGGCGGATCTTTGAATAGAAAAAAGAATGGATCCGCAAGATCCCAAACTAATTGGCTTATTCGAAAGAAGCCTTGTTCTTTGGAAGATCTATCTCGTGTCTGGTACTGACTCTGCAAGAACTCCGAATCATTCTCTTGAAGCCCATCCTTTTCATCATAAATGATCCGCTTACCCTGAAATGACCTGACCCAATAGGGAAATCCCATTTCATTGGGCCTTTCGATACAATCAAATAGAAAGCCCCAAGGGCGCCATATTCTAGGAGCCCAAACTATGTGATTGAATAAATCCTCCTCTATCCGTTGTAGGTCGAGGACTCCTTCTCCTTCCCCTTCTTCAAACTCCGATTCGTATTGTTCAGAGAAAAATCTCTTATCAATGGTAGAACAAGATCCATTTTGCATCATATCTAAGGGATTCCTTGGTTCGGGCCGAAGAAGCAATGTCACTCGATCATTATCAAACTTACTACAATCTTTTTCTGTCTTGGAGGATCCCACCAGAGAGCCTTCTACTTCTACTTCTAATAGGCCATGAACTAGATCAGAATCATTCTCAAAATTCATCAAGTTGATGATAAAATACATGGACGTTCTAGTGGACATTATGCACTTGTTACAAAACAACCCCTTAGAGGAAGGGCCAAGCAAGGGGGACAACGGGTAGGAGAAATGGAAGTTTGGGCTCTAGAGGGATTTGGTGTTGCTCATATTTTACAAGAGATGCTTACTTATAAATCGGATCATATTAGAGCTCGTCAAGAAGTACTTGGTACTACAATCATTGGAGGGACAATACCTCAACCCGCCGATGCTCCCGAATCTTTTGGATTGCTCGTGTGAGAACTACGATCTTTGGCTCTAGAACTAAACCATTTCCTTGTATCTGAGAAGAACTTCCAGATTAATAGGAAGGAAGCTTAATCGGAATGAAATGAATCAGAATTTTTCTTCTATGATTGATCGGTATAAACATCAACAACTTCAGATTGGATTAGTTTCTCCTCAACAAATAAGCGCTAGGGCACAAAAAATCCTACCTAATGGAGAGATAGTTGGGGAGGTGACAAAACCctatacttttcattacaaaacaaataaacctgaAAAAGACGGATTGTTTTGTGAAAGAATTTTTGGGCCTATAAAAAGTGGGACTTGTGCTTGTGGAAATTATCGAGTAATCGGAGATGAAAAAAAAGACCCGAGATTTTGTGAACAGTGTGGAGTTGAATTTGTTGATTCTCGGATACGAAGATATCAAATGGGCTACATCAAACTGGCATGCCCACTAACCCACGTATGGTATTTGAAACGTCTTCCTAGTTATATCGCAAATCTCTTAGATAAGCCTCTTAAAGAATTAGATTGAGAAATAGGAATCCATGTTATCAAAATATTTCCTGCAATTATTTCTAGTATGGAATGAGTCAATCACCCAATTTGGTATCTTAATCTTATTGAACAGAAACGGTGATATTGTTCCTCCATTGATCAAGAATTTTGATTTTTGGGAAGTATCATGATCATCTAATAAGAAGGGTTTCCAAACTCTACTGCAGTGACGATACTGTAGGGGAGGTCCTGCGGAAAAATAGCTCGACGCCAGGATGATAAAAAGCTTAACACCCCTCGTTCTTATTACTTTTtcaatatgaaaaagaaaaaaatgaaaaatgaaagggTTGTCTTATTCAAAACCCCAATCCAATTATGAAATCCCTTCTCTCCCACATCACACCTCGGAACGCACCGTTCTTATATAGAGAGAAGCGCTTTCACATCTTCTTAACCGGAAACTGCTAGCAGGGAGAGGAAAGGTTCCTTTTTTTAGAACTACGAGACATTTACTCTATTAGACTAAATATCCCATGTTTGACTTTCCATACTAAATTAGACTCACGAATACCAATCAAAAATCCTTCTATATCTCAAATCAAAAGAGAATAGAATAAATCATACTTTCGTACAATATCTTAATTGAATTATATGTAATGATCAATAAATTCAGTTTAATTCTATGTCTACATGTATAGTCTACATGTATAAAAATTCTAGTAATCCATTTTAGAAATAATAGATATTTAGACTAGAGTTGACGAATAATCCGTACCAATGTTAGTGTTCGGCTAACCTAGCCTCCTCCGTCCCTCGGGACCAACAAGGGGTAGTACAGGAATATTCACCAGTTGTCCATCGACTATGCCTTTCGGCCTGATCTTAGACCCTGACTCACCCTCCATCGACTACTTTATTAAAGAGTAATAGCATTGGCGACgacaattgtgccgtcacaataTTCTTGCGATGGCAAACTTTTGCAAGTTTGCCGTCGCTAATAGCATTGGCGACACCACCAATGGCATCAGAAACATTGTCGTCGCAGAGCTATCGCCAATAGTCTTTTGCGACGAGGATGCGCCGTggctattgcaatttttttttgtagtgacaTGTCTCTTTGATGTTCCTAAAGAAACATACTATAATGGAAATAAAGAAATATGATTGGTGAGTTGCAAGCAACCTTTGTTGTAGATTAAGAAGCCTTTGCTGAATTTGTATCATAATtcattacacacacacacagtcttTCTATGATAAGGAGCTCCATTCCTTAGCTAAGAAAcatatttccatattttgaccactttttgatcatatattcacatcttaaccgttcagtttttaggtcctaatgtatggatcacttctgtaaattttcaggcaaaatgatgatcattaaggtatcaaacttgATTAAATAAATGAACGAatcgaatctgtccaacctataCCGTTCatattcataattgtaaattgcagttttggataccttaacgataatcaatttggctgaaaatttgcagaaatgatctatacattaggacctaaaaactgaaaggttaagatgtgaatatgtgataaaaaaaagtagtcaaaatatagaaatcCGTTCCTTAGCTAAGAAAGGGATCTATTTAGCAGAGCAAGCccatatctgtgtgtgtgtgcacacacatatataattgaAGGCTACGATCTAATGGTGGGTTGGCGGTAGGTGTTTATGAATCTTtcgataaaaacaaaaatacattaTCCTGTAAGACCAGTGAAGACATCAGATTGGTGTTGTGAGTTATATTGGATTTATTATCAAACAAGTAGAGGGagtttttcttattattatcATTTTGTTTATTTGTATCCTTATTAGTCATTTCAAATGAGTAAAGTCAACTATTACATGAAAAAattgggaggtccaaatgccaattttgaaggtatgaatagaagcactcttactaaaaaaaaacagagagagtgagtgagtgaggAGATGAGGCAAGTTCGATCGATCTGTAATTTTCCTCTTAATCTTCAAGTAAGCAAAACACATTGTGAATTACCTCCAATCCATCTAGCATGAGCGTGGCGTTCATATATGACCACCTTCAGGACCTCACACGCCCGCCGTTGGAGCTCACAAACTCGAGCTCTCTCCCCTGGTACCTGGATTTGACCACTAGCAAGTCATGGTAAAGCGAGAAGAAGTCGCGGTTCTGAAACTTGATTGTCAGTGAGAACAAGAGGTCCAGGGTGAGCTTTGGTGATGAGTGGACTCCAACGTCATTAAGTTGGATCCGGGCGAGCTCTAGTGCAGGATCTGAGGGGAAGATGAAGAACACGGCGATGGAGAGGATGAGGAAAGCAACGGTGGTGGATATACAAAGGTGGAGACGACATCGTTCATGCCTTTATCAAGTTGGCGGAGCCTTCGGGATCGGTGCCATTTATCAAGTCGGCAGAGCCTTCAAAATCGGCGTCatataaaagagagagagagagagacagagagagagacagagagagagagagagagagagagagagagtgtgtgtgtgtgtgagggtCCTTTTTGAATTAAACATTGACTAGGCCAAAATCAACT is a window from the Rosa chinensis cultivar Old Blush chromosome 2, RchiOBHm-V2, whole genome shotgun sequence genome containing:
- the LOC121051175 gene encoding protein Ycf2-like; this encodes MYFIINLMNFENDSDLVHGLLEVEVEGSLVGSSKTEKDCSKFDNDRVTLLLRPEPRNPLDMMQNGSCSTIDKRFFSEQYESEFEEGEGEGVLDLQRIEEDLFNHIVWAPRIWRPWGFLFDCIERPNEMGFPYWVRSFQGKRIIYDEKDGLQENDSEFLQSQYQTRDRSSKEQGFFRISQLVWDLADPFFFLFKDPPFISVFSHREFFADEEMPKRLLTFQTDLPTTLYKRWFIKNTQERHFELLIHRQRWLRTNSSLSNGFFCSNTPSESYKYLSKLFLSN